From Kitasatospora sp. MAP12-44:
CAGCTTGGTGAGGAAGAAGTCGGTCAGGCCGTTGACCCGGGTCGCGTAGCGCGCGATCACCGCGTCGAACCAGCCGCAGCGGCGGTCGCGGCCGGTGGTGACACCGCGCTCGCCGCCGATCCGGCGCAGCGCCTCGCCGTCGGCGTCCAGCAGCTCGGTCGGGAACGGGCCCGAGCCGACGCGGGTGGTGTAGGCCTTGAGGATGCCGATGACCCGGTCGATCTTCGTCGGGCCGATGCCGGCGCCGGTGCAGGCACCGCCGGCCGTCGGGTTGGACGAGGTCACGAAGGGGTACGTGCCGTGGTCGACGTCCAGCAGGGTGCCCTGGCCGCCCTCCAGCAGGACCACCTTGTTCGCCTTCAGCGCCTCGTCCAGGACGAGGGTGGTGTCGGCGAGGTAGGGGCGCAGCTTGTCGGCGTAGCCGAGGTACTCCTGCACGACCAGCTCGGCCGGGATGGCGCGCCGGTTGTAGAGCTTGACCAGCAGCTGGTTCTTGTCGTGCAGCGCGGCCTCGACCTTCTGCTGCAGGATCGACTCGTCGAAGATGTCCTGCACCCGGATGCCGACGCGGTTGATCTTGTCCGCGTAGGTCGGGCCGATGCCGCGGCCGGTGGTGCCGATCTTGCGCTTGCCGAGGAAGCGCTCGACCACCTTGTCCAGCGTGCGGTGGTACGGGGTGATCAGGTGGGCGTTGCCGGAGATCAGCAGCTTCGAGGTGTCGATGCCGCGCTCGTCCAGGCCCGCCAGCTCGGAGAGCAGCACGCCCGGGTCGATCACGACGCCGTTGCCGATCACCGGCGTCACGTTCGGGCTGAGGATGCCGGAAGGGAGCAGGTGGAGGGCGTACTTCTGGTCCCCGATGACCACCGTGTGACCGGCGTTGTTGCCACCCTGGTAGCGGACGACGTAGTCGACGGAGCCGCCGAGCAGGTCGGTCGCCTTCCCCTTGCCCTCGTCTCCCCACTGAGCGCCAACGAGCACGAGTGCCGGCACAGGCGTACACCCCTTCCGGTTGGGGCATCCTGCGTAGGCCGCAGTCTGCCCCGAGATAGACGAAGCCCCTGGCGCAATAGCGCAAGGGGCTCTTGCACCGAGAGATTACCTGAGGAAGGACCGGTCGTGTCGTCCCAGTCCACGTCCGTACCCCCGCCGTCCGACGCCCCGCAGCCATCGGAGAGCTGCCCGCTGCTGCTTCTGCTGGACCCGGTCGCGCGTGAGGCGGACGGGGAGGCGGTCCGGATCGCCCGGGATGTGCTGGCGGGGGGTGCGGACGTCAAGGTGGTGCTGCCGGAGAACTCGGCCGAACTGGACCGGGTGCTCTCGCATCGCGGCCGCCGCCGTCCGGTGGTGATCGGTTCCGACCTGACGCTGCAACGAGTGGTGCAGGCCCTGCACAGGCAGCGCGAGTTGACCGCCGGGCCGCTGGGCCTGGTCCCGGTCGGGCGGGCCCCGGCGGTGTCGCTGGCCCGCTCGCTGGGGGTGCCCACCGAGCCGGTTGCGGCGGCCCGGGCGGTCCTCAACGGGCAGCCGCGCGAGCTGGGCCTGCTGGTGGACGACGAGGACGGGGTGGTGCTGGGCGAGGTCCGGATCCCCGGGCGCGGGCAGAGCCATCCGGGCGGGTGGCGTTCGCTATGGGCGAAATTGGTTGCGGCCGAGCAGGTGGAGTCAGAGCCCGCCCGGCTGCGGGTGGAGGCGGACGGGCGTCCGTTCTTCGGATACGACCGTCCGATCCGGCTGGTCGCGCTGCGGCTGCCGGTCGGCTCGGCGGTGGCCGAGCTGGTGGTCCGGCCGTCCGGCCCGGGCGGGGCGCTGCTGCGGGTGCGGGCCTCCAGCGTGACGGTGGCGGGCCGGACCTTCGGCTACGAGGCGGACGGCTGCCCGGTCGGCCCGGTCCGCTCGCGCACCTGGTCGGCCCGGCCGCAGGCCTGGGGGCTGCTGCTGCCCGCGGGGTGAGCAGCGTCACGCGGGGCCCGGCAATCGCCGGGCCCCGCCTGGCAAAAGGGCGTGGTAAGGGGTTTTATCTACGCGCGTTGCCAGCAAAAACGCCAAGAGTGAGCCGCTCCCGCGTTCGGGAAGCCTGTGCCAACTGCCCTAGACTCGAAGATGTGCCTCGTGGTGACGGAAGACTCAACCACGACCTTCTTCCCGGTGAGAAAGGCCCCCAGGACGCTTGCGGCGTCTTCGGTGTCTGGGCTCCCGGCGAGGAGGTCGCCAAGCTCTCGTACTTCGGCCTCTATGCCCTGCAGCACCGCGGACAGGAATCCGCGGGAATCGCAGTGAGCAATGGGTCCCAGATTCTCGTCTTCAAGGACATGGGACTTGTCTCCCAGGTCTTCGACGAAGCGGCTCTGGGGTCCTTGCACGGGCATATCGCCGTCGGACATGCCCGCTACTCGACCACCGGTTCCTCGGTCTGGGAGAACGCCCAGCCGACCTTCCGGGCGACCGCTCACGGTTCGCTGGCCCTTGGCCACAACGGAAACCTGGTCAACACCGCCGAACTCGCGGAAATGGTCGCCGAACTCCCCGGTGCCGAGCATGTCTCGCGCTCCGGTCGGACCGCGGCGACCAATGACACCGATCTGGTGACCGCGCTGCTCGCCGGCTATCCCGATCTCTCCATCGAGGAGACCGCCCGGCAGATCCTGCCGAAGGTCAAGGGCGCCTTCTCACTCGTCTTCATGGACGAGCACACCCTCTACGCGGCCCGTGACCCGCAGGGCATCCGCCCGCTGGTCCTCGGCCGGCTGGAGCGCGGCTGGGTGGTCGCCTCCGAGACGGCGGCCCTGGACATCTGCGGCGCCAGCTTCATCCGCGAGGTGGAGCCGGGCGAGCTGATCGCCATCGACGAGAACGGCATGCGGACCTCCCGCTTCGCCGAGGCCGCGCCCAAGGGCTGCGTCTTCGAATACGTCTACCTGGCCCGCCCGGACACCACCATCGCCGGCCGCAACGTGCACCTGTCGCGCGTCGAGATGGGCCGCCGGCTGGCCGCCGAGGCCCCGGTCGAGGCGGACATGGTGATAGCCACGCCCGAGTCCGGGACCCCCGCCGCGATCGGCTACGCCGAGGCCAGCGGCATCCCGTACGGCTCGGGTCTG
This genomic window contains:
- a CDS encoding adenylosuccinate synthase; the encoded protein is MPALVLVGAQWGDEGKGKATDLLGGSVDYVVRYQGGNNAGHTVVIGDQKYALHLLPSGILSPNVTPVIGNGVVIDPGVLLSELAGLDERGIDTSKLLISGNAHLITPYHRTLDKVVERFLGKRKIGTTGRGIGPTYADKINRVGIRVQDIFDESILQQKVEAALHDKNQLLVKLYNRRAIPAELVVQEYLGYADKLRPYLADTTLVLDEALKANKVVLLEGGQGTLLDVDHGTYPFVTSSNPTAGGACTGAGIGPTKIDRVIGILKAYTTRVGSGPFPTELLDADGEALRRIGGERGVTTGRDRRCGWFDAVIARYATRVNGLTDFFLTKLDVLTGWEQIPVCVAYEIDGKRVEELPYNQSDFHHAKPIYEMFPGWTEDLSKAQSFSDLPKNAQAYVKALEEMSGAPISAIGVGPGRYETIQINSFV
- a CDS encoding diacylglycerol kinase family protein; translation: MSSQSTSVPPPSDAPQPSESCPLLLLLDPVAREADGEAVRIARDVLAGGADVKVVLPENSAELDRVLSHRGRRRPVVIGSDLTLQRVVQALHRQRELTAGPLGLVPVGRAPAVSLARSLGVPTEPVAAARAVLNGQPRELGLLVDDEDGVVLGEVRIPGRGQSHPGGWRSLWAKLVAAEQVESEPARLRVEADGRPFFGYDRPIRLVALRLPVGSAVAELVVRPSGPGGALLRVRASSVTVAGRTFGYEADGCPVGPVRSRTWSARPQAWGLLLPAG
- the purF gene encoding amidophosphoribosyltransferase; the protein is MPRGDGRLNHDLLPGEKGPQDACGVFGVWAPGEEVAKLSYFGLYALQHRGQESAGIAVSNGSQILVFKDMGLVSQVFDEAALGSLHGHIAVGHARYSTTGSSVWENAQPTFRATAHGSLALGHNGNLVNTAELAEMVAELPGAEHVSRSGRTAATNDTDLVTALLAGYPDLSIEETARQILPKVKGAFSLVFMDEHTLYAARDPQGIRPLVLGRLERGWVVASETAALDICGASFIREVEPGELIAIDENGMRTSRFAEAAPKGCVFEYVYLARPDTTIAGRNVHLSRVEMGRRLAAEAPVEADMVIATPESGTPAAIGYAEASGIPYGSGLVKNAYVGRTFIQPSQTIRQLGIRLKLNPLKEVIAGKRLVVVDDSIVRGNTQRALVRMLREAGAAEVHIRISSPPVKWPCFFGIDFATRAELIANGMSVEEIGRTLGADSLAYISLEGMIEATTQPKDNLCRACFDGVYPMELPDPALLGKLLLEAEIAGSQQKPAVRGKPTGSDLDGVQSLLGGHGASDALRRP